Genomic DNA from Macadamia integrifolia cultivar HAES 741 chromosome 6, SCU_Mint_v3, whole genome shotgun sequence:
ttctacagatagcaaaacaaggaaaaacagagatgagaaaaacagaggattttgatccctaAAAGCATGTCtgggtttggttcgattttaaaAACTATGGACTCGCCAATTCTGTAAGCTCATCTGGTCCATAGGCGTCAACGTCAGCAGCTATGTATTTACCAAAACACCCTTTGGACTAGTCAAATGGAAGGTCATCTCTTCCAAACAACGTAAGGATTGGGTGGATAACCAGACTTAGAAAAAGTCATGCTAGCGTTTCCTCACTCAAATGTCTAAACCCTATTGGCCTGATGTTAATCATCTCATAATTAAGTCAATGTGTTATTCAAAGGCAAAGGAAGAATCTTAGAAAAGCAATCTactataaaaagagagagagagcatttgGAGTCATAGCCACGAGGGCCTAAGAGATAACAGCATCCATAACTTTAAAGTTCATGTGCTAAACACAATTAGGAGTTTAGGATTCAACTCCATATTTTACTACGACTATTAATGTTACCTGGACAGAACCAAAATACCAAATGGGGTATCCAATGAAGCAGAGTCAGGTTCCTGTTTCCCTCACTGTAGCCTGTAATACTTGACAAGGCCCACAACACAAAGAAGACAAGAAATGCCTTGTGAGGAAACCGCAATGTGGAATAAGAGACACAGGCAGCAGCTAATGCTCCCAACAACTCTGATCCCCTACTCAGTTTCACAGCCCCTCGCTAAAAATGTTCCTATATCAACGGCCGAATGGCCATGAATGTGCTTATAGCAATTAGCAACAAAGGTTTTAACATCAGAACAGTAACCATGCCTTTCCAGACAAAATTAGGAACAATAAGATCTTACCTAGATAAAAGCATAATCCTACGAGTCATTGAAAGAGAGACATGTTAGTTCATTAATAACCAAATAAAAAGACAAGTAAATCAATATGATTGCAACCCAGGTAAAAAGAGTCATTTTGTCAATGTGATTCCATGAATCTTCAACTTAAGTCTAGTCtgtttctttccatttcttggAACAAAATCTTCCACCGGTGCACCTTGGTGGTAAAGGTTACATGTGAATTTTATTGGTGTTGCAACACGAAAACGAACCTCATGGTAGTAAGCAGAAGAGATGGCCTCATACAATAATAAGCACTAAGAAAGCATAAGGAGTGGATTCTATTAGCTCCCTGTTTGACATTGGATTGATGGCATAGACAGCATGCCATTTCAAAACCAGAATTCATCAAAATTCTAACCTTTAGCTAGAAGATAAGGGTCTGCATTGAAGTTTGCGGATTTCATCAAGTAATATGTCTAGATAGCTACCCAATCAGATGTTAAGAAGGAAAATATGTGAGTATCGCTACGTCATGGTGAAAGAAGTACTAGAAATAAAAATGTAGTTTAAGATCTAGTGATCCTGTTTCATAAGGAGATAGAAGGAGATAGGTGGAGAGAGTTCAGAATTAAGTTTATGAGAAATTCAGAATGGGGGAGGGGAGAATAGTATATACCATCTTCTCCCGAGGGCTAGGAAAGGACATAGGTTAGTTGTAAAGGCCACTATTGTCAGTTAGCCAGCAGGCATATCACTACACTGCAGATAACAGTTTTGAACGCAGAAAGAAAGCCGAAGTGCGGGCTCTTAGAGCCATGAAATGGTTTTAAAAGTTTTTCATATTAAAGAATTATCAGTCAGATAATTTTAAAGATCCCAACCATTCAATAGAACATGGAAGGTTCTTGGCATAAATTGCAGCATCACAAATGGTAGCTGTATAATACTCTTGCCATGCAAATTTCAATCAAACTAATGCCTAACAGGGAAGGTATTAAAGGATACCACAATCCAGAATTGCCAAGCATGCACTAAATGATCCTGTAACCTAAATGTAATGTTTATATTTAATGaattctcaaatctcaataagCATAATGATGCTTCTTTAACCCCCCAGAAAAACCGAGAGAGATCAGAGCACTTCATTTCAGCCACTGAAATCACATAATGAAGAAAATATCTCACATATTACTTTCAATTGATTGACAAAAGATGTAAGTGAAAACAACATGTTGCTATCGTATAATAACTCTGAACTTCAACTGGTATTCTCATTGATACCCATGAAGCTGAATCGATGTGAGTATTCTTCAGAGATGGGAAAGAACAGTGCCCCCATATTTTAATTCGCAAAATGATTTATGGTCAGCAAACTAATGATATACTTGCTATCTTGCCTAAAACAAAGTAGGGATGCCTGCCAAACATTACAATCAGTCAATAAATCATAGTTTCTTTCAAAGGATAGGAGAATTCACCGAGCACTACCAGTTCTGGAGCATTGAACAAGACAACATTCTTGCTATTAATCAATCTGTTATATACATCTGACGCTACTAGCAAGAAAGAAAACAGCTACACTCCTCAGCCAACGACTTACAAACTAAACAGAGAGcacaatatttatatattatttcacggatttttttttcttctctacaGATTTATGGTACTATACCTCCACTAGAGGTCTCCATGTAGAGGACATCAGCCTCCAAAATTCAAGAGACTTCCAAGAATCAAAACTCTTTCTTCACTAGAGATCTTATCTACCTCTGCAAGAAGAATAATCATATTCTCAGTTGCACGGATAAAACAGTTAATACACCAAAGAAATAAtccaaaataagggaaaaataagaaaccttgGTAGGAGCATCCGGAACTTTGTATGAATCCGCAGTAATCTCCGACAACCACATACCAGGGAAAACATTCTGCAAAAAATCATCAGCACCGAGTGTGAAATCATAATACTAATTATCCACAAAGCGTAAATGAGAACACCATAAAGCACATCAAACCAGTAAATCCGTTAGAAAGAAACAGGAGATACAACAGAGATATCTTACATCCACTTGTTTCTGTACATTCTTTGGTCTCTTTTTCGGCCTCCGAGATGGCTTGGACCCAGTCAAGGCGAAGATATCCTCTTCAATCTCCCCGCGAGAAAGCGAGATCGAGAACTGAcgtttctctttcttctctacaTTCTGAACTTCAGCAAAACCTCTTAACCGAAGAGATTTTGGTAGATGTTCCGGCTGCGGCATCGGAGGAAGGTCATCTAGCGAATCTCCATTCTTTGAAGGTCCGCCGATTTCAATCGGAGCCTTGAAGACAGCTCTTCTCGGCCTTAGATTCCAAGGCTTCAGCGCCGATTCCTCCACTTCTCCCCCTACTTCACCTCCACAatcagcagcaacagcagcacCTTTGTTCTTCGATGCGGGCTCTTCCTTACTACTCCTACTGAAACGGATGAAGAGCTTTCCCTTAGACTCCTCCAGTCCAACAGCATCGGCTTCGGAAGCCGCCGTATTCTTCAGTAACTTTTCCGTCGTAGAGGCAGCAGAAGAGGAGAAACCGAAGCGATTCTTAGAACTCCGTGATCCAATTGGGTACTTCCGATTCTCGGCCTCGGAATCCTTTTTGTAGCTAGAAGCAGCAGCAGTTTCAGATTCCGCTTCAGAGGGCGAAGATCGGTGGTCGGGCGGCGGAGAATCTCTAGAAGGATCGACGAGTTTACGGCAGCGGTAATTGTTCATCTGATTCTTCCCCCATTTCAAGAACGGCAGCGAGAAATTGTGCAAAGGCTGAGATTTCACAGGTGCAGTGGCCATGGATATACTCCGTAATGCTTCTTCGGCGTTGTAGATTTCTCGAAATACCATCGAATGCTAAGAGACTTTGAGAGACGGAACAATGGAGAGAGATTACCCTCCACTCTCCAATCGATGACGGTGTTGGAGCGGCAAGAACTAGAACCCTAAAGAACGACGGGGAATGAGAGAGGAAGTCGCAGAAGCTTCAGAGAGGAGCTCAGAGCTGCGACGGAAAGAGGCGGAGTGCACATCTCTGCATATACGCTCCCACATATACTGTTATAAAAGCGGGAGTGGGTTCTTCCTTCTACGTGTACATATTTTGTGTTctgacatttttaccctcataATTCTAATTGTTTTACAGTCTTAGTCCTCGGCTTCAGGGCTCCGCTTCCGAGGCTTTGACAGTTTCTTAGGTCGGGTTTTCCCATTTGGGTTAGGATTAAGTTTTCTTTTAACTTCCAAGTATGAAGCCGGTTCCTTTCCTTGTTGCCTCTCCTAGGTCGGTTCATAATTATCTGAACGAGCATCATATAACAAGGTAAAATGTGAAAAACAAGACAATAACAAAGGCTTGGAGAATAAAGCGGTAAAAATCATTGAATCACCACCTCATCAAGTGACACTCTTTCAGGTAACTATAAGCAAATCTGAACAATTCGGGCCGTTTGAACCTAGGACTCATGCATCATCAATGATTTGAGCCTTTCAGAATGAGGTGATTTGTACAAAATAAGAAGAGTAAATCTATCCGAACCAACCCGATTCATGACGATTCTGACAAATATCAGATCGGTTTAGGACATTGGAGGATATGATGACTTTTTGAAGAAATATTGTCGAACAGTGAAACCCAAGTATGACTGTAGCCTCATTCCTACGGTTTCTCGTATTGCTTTCCGGACCCACTGAATTCTTTTTCAACAGGAAACAAACCTTTGCCGCTAACTTCGGTCGTATCTTAAATTGTTAACCGCATGATTTGACAATCCTAGTGGCAGATGAAATCTGTGGTCTAGAATAAGTGTCAGGGATGTTTCCAACGTTTCAGATCCTCTGTAGATATTTTGACATGTATGCTTCGCGTGTCTAGTACCAACTACCAacacctgtttttttttttttttctttgttttcataaatattcTTTTTTCACCATTTAAATGACAGTAAATGGAATTGGCACTTGGCACCGGTGTGTGGCCGTGTGAGGGTGTCCAAATTGAAACCCGGTAGAGTCGACCATTTGAAGTTCGAGATCGATCCAATttattattaaatgtgtcgaaCTTGAGCATGATCGATTGATAATTGGGTATTCATGTTGTAAGGTAATGGCCTGATAATCATTCTATCAGGAATGACTAAATTAAATGATAGATTAACTTTGTTATCAATTCAATTATAAATCACTTAAGTTATGGCTCACTTAAGGATTGTTTATAATTTAATTAGTCACTCAGTCTGTTTAAAGTCAAATTATCTCAATTACCACTTGTCCGATTATAGATGAAAGAGCAACCAATCAAATAAAAGTATATCCATGCCTTCATCTACGAGGTCTCTGATTATCTAAATGGGCGAAATTAATACTAATCTTAAAGTGATGAAGTCTGATTTTACCCAATGAAAATCGACCGATTGATTTTAtccaccccacccaaaaaaacaaaatattccAATTCAATAGTTAAATAATAAAAGGGTTGGGTTTTCATAGTTGGATGCCGAGTTGAACCACAAAAAAATTCGCCACGTGTACCTTGGGTCCCTGGCTTCCCTGTTGTCACTTTTAGTCATCACActcaatttaaagaaaaaatcgaCTCATCAACTACAACGTTGACAGGTAGAGTGTCACCTATCTATGATCTGGCAAAGAGGTAGGGAGAGAGGGCGAGATGAGAGGGAGGGGAGTTGCACTTGCATAGGGTAAGGGTAGGGGTGGGGAGTGAGAGACTAGAGAGATTGGAAGACTTTCCCCACCCCTGATTTGAacttaattttgtttctttgtttatcaaaaattctgttCCAAATATTCCATTCACTCCAaagtaatagaaaaaaaaacaaagtttttatttttgttttccataTTGTTCTGAAGGAATAAAAAGCAAAGAACGATTTATTGATAATAATGCAATCATTTTAATTCGAAAATCTTGTAAATACAAGATATCTAGATTCCAGACTGCATAGTGTTCTCTTAATCGGAAGATGTCTCAATGGTCAACATGTTAGAATTTCGTGACATTTCAAATTGTGACGGTATTAAGGAATCATACAGTGGTCATCTATAGTTCCTCGTGAAATTGTGTATTATCACGAATAGtaaagaacatttttcatgtttcATGCAATCTTGActattcaaaacaaaaaaattatgtaaGATTTAATGAAAATGAGAAGACAAATGAGCATTATTTATGTTTAAAATACTATTATAACTGTCAAACAAAACTTTATATAGTCAAACAAACAACGCTTTATATAGTAAGATAACACTTTCTATGGACTATTATGAAATCGAATAcaattttgcaaaaaaaaaaaaaaaaaataccacacTACTTTCTTGAGAAGAGATAGATAATGTGTTCAATATCAATTGATTGAATAGTTGATTTAGCTTTTTATTATTTGAATAAActctcaaactttttttttttttttttttttgtgacaaAAGCAAacataagattaaaaaaaatccagtGTTTTGCTAAGGTTAGATCTAAATCAAGCAAGTTTTACATGAAGAAGATTTTGCTCAGCATATTCTATTCAATACGGATAGGAGAAGAACCCGATTTATTATTGCTAAAAACATGGAGGAAGTATAACCATGATTGAATAGTACCCAAGAAATTGACATGCGTATGAGATCTCAAAATGCTCTTTTCTATACTAACTGTTAGAAAACTATGTTAAATGaacttagggtccgtttgataatatttccagaaacgtgtttctgtttccagaaatgaagaaacaacatTAAAACCGTTTGATAAAAGTGTtatgttccacttgtttcttgaaacataaattgaaatttataacaatttatgtttcaagaaacatgaatgatgAAACAAGTTTCACATGTTTCGCCCATTTCTCGAAACAAAACTGGGGCAAATATATTGACTCATCCCCGATAAAACGAacccccctccctctcttccctgTTGAAGCTTCACCGCTTCACCATAGTACCTGAAGGAGCTCTGCTAGATTCGCCTGCGAAGAAGGAACCCGTCGGCAGAATAGGTCCTCGTCACCCTCGTGAACAGTACGGAACCTTCCCCTTCGTTATctttgtgaaccctagggttTACTCTCTACTATTCATCTAGAAGGAGCCCTACTAGATTCGCCTGCAAAGAAGGAAATCTTCGGCGGAATAGGGCCTCCTTAGCCTCTGAAACAGTACAAATCCTTCCCCATCTTCATCCTCGTGAACCCTGGGGTTTACTCTATACTTTTCATCCTTGTGAACCTATACAGTAGATTCACTTCATTGTTGCAGAGATTCGTCGATGAGTCACCTCCAGAGATAAAAGCTAGGTTTTCCCCTCAAATCTGAAGAGTATACCATCACATATTCTCTATTTGAAAGTCCTGCTGCTCCTCCCACAACCGATCTCTCACATCTACTCGGTAAGAACTGAGGTCCCCCCAATTTTTCTTTAAACCCTATCATCAGCGAACGACGACTTGTCTCCAAAGATTCTGAAGCATCAATTCCATAGGAACTACACATTGGGCCATTCGATTGAAAGGGAGGAATCAAACGTTGCCTTCCAGgtaaaatttgggatttttctcaTGATAGTAGAGGATTTTGGACTGATATTAATGAAATTGGCCGCTAATTTCCACATCCACTATGCTATGGTTTTTTTCTGTAGATGAATTCCGCAAAAAGGGGGCTCTATTTTTTCAGTTCTTTTGAATGCTGAAATTTCCATATCCATGTCAAAGATATCATTTCTATTCCCTGTTGTTTGTATAGTAGATTAAGAAATATATTCatttgttgttgatgttgttcATGTGAATGGATTGTCTTTCATATTCatttgttgttgatgttgttcATGTGAATTGATTGTCTTTCTACCTACAATATGGCTCATTTTACTGCAAGTACCTATATTTCCTTACTTGTTTTATCATCTTCCAGCTTTACATGTAATAAAGTTGAAGTGGATAAATTGGGTGATAGTAGAAGGgatctgacttttttttttagagaagtaatgagaagggaagaaagtccAGAGAAGGACAAAGGGGAGCTTTGGTGCCcttttgttgttcttcttcttcaacctctgtTGGGTCCAAGCTGATTCTGGGTTTTTAAACCTTGATCAATTCATGCATTTTAGAATTTGTTTTGGGTAGTCAAGCATCAGCAGATATATTCAGTCATCGAGCCCTGCCCCAAAGGGCAAGAACCCCACTCAAAACTGTTAATTAGCTAAGTGAAATCCCAAAACCTGAGGCTGAAGATACCCAATTATGAGCAGGGCCATTTTGATCTCTGGAGATGATCTCAGGGGAGAAAGTGACCCTAGATATCATGAAGAAGAGGTGACACCTACGCTGATCAAAAGCCAAGAGCCCCACTTTAAGTAAGGGTAAACCAGAGAGATGATTATTGCAATTAGGCCATATTCATCCCTATGATCCTTTATATTTCAGCTGTTTTAAGAAGCAGATGCTTAACTGTTTTTGGTAAGTAATAACTAATCTGAAATGatcttcccaaaaaaataaaaaattctaatgtTTGCATGATCCATTAAGTAACAAAGTTTGAACACAatcttataatataaacaagtTACATTGTTATTAGTTAACAAAAGAATACAAATTTCATCCAATGTATTGGAAATTGGACATCGGAGTTCCACAATCTTTAAGACACAGCTGCAGTGTTTGAGAAATAGATAGTAGTGTAAAAGCGAGAATGAATTAAAACAAATTTGGTAGATAATGGGACAGAGCCCCTTATACAAATGTGGTCTAGTCAACTCAGCCAAGCCAATTCATTGGCCACCCCAAGAGCCAAcataatttttcattaaaaatagaCTGCTACCATCAGAAGTTAAGATCTAAGAAATTAGGTAtctttctttgttattattcgagtttaactttattttgtaaatttttttctaCTAAGTACTATGTGTATCTTATTTGGGTCGACTTCTCTCCATCATACAACCTGATATATGTAGGTATATTTCTCACATGGAATTTTCCCAACCTTGAATATACTAAATGCAGAAAAAGTATCTAAAAAAGTGAATGTGTGCAGTATATGTTTGcatttaa
This window encodes:
- the LOC122080930 gene encoding uncharacterized protein LOC122080930 — its product is MVFREIYNAEEALRSISMATAPVKSQPLHNFSLPFLKWGKNQMNNYRCRKLVDPSRDSPPPDHRSSPSEAESETAAASSYKKDSEAENRKYPIGSRSSKNRFGFSSSAASTTEKLLKNTAASEADAVGLEESKGKLFIRFSRSSKEEPASKNKGAAVAADCGGEVGGEVEESALKPWNLRPRRAVFKAPIEIGGPSKNGDSLDDLPPMPQPEHLPKSLRLRGFAEVQNVEKKEKRQFSISLSRGEIEEDIFALTGSKPSRRPKKRPKNVQKQVDNVFPGMWLSEITADSYKVPDAPTKR